The proteins below come from a single Edaphobacter acidisoli genomic window:
- a CDS encoding xanthine dehydrogenase family protein molybdopterin-binding subunit, which produces MIAQEVQTNVPPDTRELGHRYDGVAKVTGRAKYAAEFPVKGVAYGHIVTATIPAGEVASIDTSAAERASGVHNVLTPFNAPRVTVSGNVNILQDTTVYFSGQPIAVIVARSLPEARQAAKLLRITYKEQPAKLGFHAHLADARPPGRGRETRRGDPDASLAKAAVVIDNIYSTPIENHNPMEPHATIASWDGDKLEVYDATQGISGTQGTLARTFGIPQANVHVINPYVGGGFGCKGYTWSHTVLACMAAKVAGRPVKIALDRGQMFGPVGSRPNTYQHIKLAAASDGKLLLQHHESTCYTSLIQDWVEGAAGQTSLMYDSESLFTEHKVVPLNLGMGTWMRAPGESTGSFGLEVALDELAEKLNMDPVQLRLINYAEKNPENGKPWSSKHLREAYSQAADRFGWSKRNAKPGQMREGDLLIGYGMATANYGAGRSPSSAIVRIQPNGRVYVGIGTQDLGTGTYTILAQSVAQALNMDPSLVDVKLGDTTLPRSGGSGGSTTAASVCPAVYEAAVAAKVKLAQVAVADPHSPFHGANADDLDTRDGQLYLKSTMAKAGADPESITALIARNGGEAIEATATSQLAPDRDTFTSHSWGAVFVEVAVNAHTHMPLVRRAVATYDIGTLLNKKTGTNQLSGGIVWGIGMALHEEAHIDHRYGRTINENFAEYHVPVNADVHEIDVTCLNIPDYKFNQLGCRGIGEIGITGVAAAISNAIYNATGKRVRDLPITLDKLMA; this is translated from the coding sequence ATGATCGCCCAAGAGGTACAGACCAACGTTCCACCCGACACGCGCGAGCTGGGCCACCGCTACGACGGCGTCGCCAAAGTCACGGGCCGCGCGAAGTACGCAGCCGAGTTCCCCGTCAAGGGAGTCGCCTACGGCCACATCGTCACCGCAACCATCCCCGCAGGCGAAGTCGCGTCCATCGACACCTCAGCCGCCGAACGCGCATCCGGCGTCCACAACGTCCTCACGCCCTTCAACGCGCCGCGCGTCACCGTCTCGGGCAACGTCAACATCCTGCAGGACACGACTGTCTATTTCAGCGGCCAGCCCATCGCCGTCATCGTCGCGCGTTCCCTGCCCGAAGCCCGCCAGGCCGCGAAGCTGCTGCGCATCACCTACAAAGAGCAGCCCGCCAAGCTCGGCTTCCACGCCCACCTCGCCGACGCCCGCCCGCCGGGCCGCGGAAGAGAAACCCGCCGTGGCGACCCTGATGCTTCGCTCGCCAAGGCCGCCGTCGTCATCGACAACATCTACTCGACGCCCATCGAGAACCACAACCCCATGGAGCCGCACGCCACCATCGCTTCATGGGATGGCGACAAGCTCGAAGTCTACGACGCCACGCAAGGCATCTCGGGGACGCAGGGCACGCTGGCCCGCACCTTCGGCATCCCGCAAGCCAACGTCCACGTCATCAATCCCTACGTCGGCGGAGGCTTCGGCTGCAAAGGCTACACCTGGTCGCACACCGTACTGGCCTGCATGGCGGCAAAGGTCGCAGGCCGCCCCGTGAAGATCGCGCTCGACCGCGGACAGATGTTCGGCCCCGTCGGCTCGCGCCCCAACACGTACCAACACATCAAGCTCGCCGCCGCGTCCGACGGAAAGCTGCTGCTCCAGCACCACGAGTCCACCTGCTACACCTCGCTCATTCAGGACTGGGTCGAGGGCGCAGCCGGCCAGACCTCGCTCATGTACGACAGCGAATCGCTCTTCACCGAACACAAGGTCGTCCCGCTGAACCTCGGCATGGGCACCTGGATGCGCGCACCGGGCGAGTCCACTGGCAGCTTTGGTCTCGAAGTCGCGCTCGACGAACTCGCCGAAAAACTCAACATGGACCCCGTGCAACTGCGCCTCATCAACTACGCCGAAAAGAACCCCGAGAACGGCAAGCCGTGGTCGAGCAAGCATCTCCGCGAAGCCTATTCGCAAGCAGCCGACCGCTTCGGCTGGTCCAAGCGCAACGCCAAGCCCGGCCAGATGCGCGAAGGCGACCTGCTCATCGGCTACGGCATGGCCACGGCCAACTACGGCGCGGGCCGTTCGCCATCGTCCGCCATCGTCCGCATCCAACCCAACGGACGCGTCTACGTCGGCATCGGCACGCAGGACCTCGGCACCGGAACCTACACCATCCTCGCGCAGTCCGTCGCGCAGGCGCTCAACATGGACCCATCGCTCGTCGACGTGAAGCTCGGCGACACCACCCTGCCCCGCTCCGGCGGCTCCGGCGGATCAACCACCGCCGCCTCCGTCTGCCCCGCGGTCTACGAAGCGGCGGTCGCAGCCAAGGTCAAACTCGCACAAGTTGCCGTCGCTGACCCGCACTCGCCCTTCCACGGCGCAAACGCAGACGATCTCGACACACGCGATGGTCAGCTCTATCTCAAATCAACGATGGCCAAAGCAGGCGCGGACCCGGAGAGCATCACCGCTCTGATCGCCCGCAACGGCGGCGAGGCTATCGAAGCAACAGCTACCTCGCAGCTCGCGCCCGACCGCGACACCTTCACCTCGCACTCATGGGGAGCGGTCTTCGTCGAGGTCGCTGTCAACGCGCACACGCACATGCCGCTGGTGCGCCGCGCTGTCGCCACCTACGACATCGGCACGCTGCTCAACAAGAAGACCGGCACCAACCAACTCTCCGGCGGTATCGTCTGGGGCATCGGCATGGCGCTGCACGAAGAGGCGCACATCGACCATCGCTATGGCCGCACCATCAACGAGAACTTCGCCGAGTACCACGTTCCCGTCAACGCCGACGTGCATGAGATCGACGTCACCTGCCTCAACATTCCCGACTACAAGTTCAACCAGCTCGGCTGCAGAGGCATCGGCGAGATCGGCATCACCGGCGTCGCCGCCGCAATCTCAAACGCCATCTACAACGCCACCGGCAAACGAGTCCGTGATCTGCCCATCACGCTCGACAAGCTGATGGCGTGA
- a CDS encoding FAD binding domain-containing protein, whose translation MNPFSYERATSSDAAIHGVSLGAKFIGGGTNLVDLMRYDVEHPSKLIDVNHLHLDQVTRLPNGGVRIGASVRNSDLANHELIRTHYPLLSEALLNGASPQLRNMATTAGNLMQRTRCYYFMDTAFPACNKRNPGSGCAAIEGMNRIHAILGASSSCIATNPSDMSVALAALEATIHVEGENGKREIAIADFHLLPGDTPQIETTLKPGELITAVDLPAPRYSRNYHYLKVRDRQSYAFALVSVASALELDGNTIKSARLALGGVAAKPWRSPEAEDSLKGATAGREAFRKAAELALTGAKPQKDNAFKIELAKQSIVYSLTLAQQRQGAQA comes from the coding sequence ATGAATCCCTTCAGCTACGAACGCGCCACCTCGTCCGACGCCGCCATCCATGGCGTATCTCTGGGAGCAAAATTCATTGGCGGAGGCACCAACCTCGTCGACCTGATGCGTTACGACGTCGAGCACCCGTCGAAGCTCATCGACGTCAACCACCTCCACCTCGACCAGGTCACGCGCCTGCCCAACGGCGGCGTCCGCATCGGCGCCAGCGTGCGCAACAGCGACCTCGCCAACCACGAGCTCATCCGCACGCATTACCCGCTGCTCTCCGAGGCGCTGCTCAACGGCGCCTCGCCCCAGTTGCGGAATATGGCCACCACGGCCGGAAATCTGATGCAGCGCACCCGCTGCTACTACTTCATGGACACGGCCTTCCCTGCCTGCAACAAGCGCAATCCCGGCTCGGGCTGCGCGGCCATCGAAGGCATGAACCGCATCCACGCCATCCTCGGCGCAAGCAGCTCGTGCATTGCGACAAACCCCTCCGACATGAGCGTGGCTCTCGCCGCCCTCGAAGCCACCATCCACGTCGAAGGCGAGAACGGCAAGCGCGAGATCGCCATCGCCGACTTCCACCTGCTGCCCGGCGACACGCCGCAGATCGAGACCACGCTCAAGCCCGGCGAACTCATCACCGCAGTCGATCTGCCCGCGCCGCGCTACTCACGCAACTACCACTACCTGAAGGTCCGCGACCGCCAGAGCTACGCCTTCGCGCTGGTCTCGGTCGCCTCCGCGCTCGAACTCGACGGCAACACGATCAAGTCCGCCCGCCTCGCGCTCGGCGGCGTCGCTGCCAAGCCCTGGCGCTCGCCCGAAGCCGAAGACTCGCTCAAGGGCGCGACCGCCGGCCGCGAAGCCTTCCGCAAAGCAGCCGAGCTCGCACTCACCGGAGCGAAGCCCCAGAAGGACAACGCCTTCAAGATTGAGCTGGCGAAGCAAAGCATCGTCTACTCCCTCACCCTCGCACAGCAGAGACAAGGAGCACAGGCATGA
- a CDS encoding 2Fe-2S iron-sulfur cluster-binding protein: MSSPLCTELEEPLSPSSDQTTPHPEGEFSRRTFVKAAGILGAVTATGLPHFAEAEDAQAAVSTAPHTVDLTLKINGKSHALTALDTRTSLLDALREYLDLTGSKKGCDHGQCGACTVLVDGHRVNACLTLAVVAEGAEITTVEGLANGDTLSPVQQGFLDHDAFQCGYCTPGQICSATALLEEHKRHDLSTVSFATGQTSTPELTDNEIRERMSGNICRCAAYPNIVAAVRAAYNGGRA; the protein is encoded by the coding sequence ATGAGTTCCCCTCTCTGCACCGAGCTTGAAGAGCCTCTTTCTCCCTCCTCCGATCAAACGACACCTCATCCAGAAGGCGAATTTTCCCGCCGGACCTTCGTCAAAGCAGCAGGCATTTTAGGAGCTGTCACGGCCACCGGCCTTCCACATTTTGCTGAGGCGGAAGACGCCCAGGCAGCCGTCTCAACTGCGCCCCACACGGTCGATCTCACCTTGAAGATCAACGGCAAATCGCATGCTTTGACTGCGCTCGACACCCGCACCTCTTTGCTCGACGCGCTCCGCGAGTACCTCGACCTGACCGGTAGCAAGAAAGGCTGCGACCACGGCCAATGCGGAGCCTGCACGGTACTCGTCGATGGCCACCGCGTCAACGCCTGCCTTACGCTCGCGGTTGTTGCCGAAGGCGCGGAGATCACCACGGTCGAAGGCCTCGCAAACGGCGACACACTCAGCCCCGTGCAGCAGGGCTTTCTCGATCACGACGCCTTCCAGTGCGGCTACTGCACGCCAGGGCAAATCTGCTCTGCCACAGCGCTGCTCGAAGAGCACAAGCGGCACGACCTCAGCACGGTCTCCTTCGCGACTGGCCAAACCAGTACACCCGAACTCACCGACAACGAGATCCGCGAGCGCATGAGCGGCAACATCTGCCGCTGCGCCGCCTATCCCAACATCGTCGCCGCTGTCCGCGCGGCGTACAACGGAGGCCGCGCATGA
- the ribB gene encoding 3,4-dihydroxy-2-butanone-4-phosphate synthase, which produces MFASVKEAVDEIRAGRMVVVVDDEDRENEGDLTLAAEFVTPEAINFMAKFGRGLICLTLTEERADYLRLGPMTRENTSRFGTAFTESIEAREGVSTGISAADRAHTIKVAIASMSTSRDLARPGHVFPLRARKGGVLVRAGQTEASVDLARMAGLVPAGVICEIMNEDGTMARVPDLVTFCEQHGLKMVTVAELIRYRLQNERYIHRVAESVMPTAHGEFRMIAYESEVEGDESHIALVLGDVSGNEPVTVRVHTHCLAGDVFSTTLCDCRSIVENSLRMIAEAGRGALVYLHNGTKGFGLDKTVTPARVVFHREQRAREGHDERAHRTLRQVGLGGQILSDLGIHKIRLLSNTPTHVPALHGFGIEIVEQVPVTMQPAVKG; this is translated from the coding sequence ATGTTTGCCTCGGTGAAAGAAGCCGTCGATGAGATTCGCGCCGGCCGGATGGTGGTCGTCGTCGATGACGAAGACCGCGAGAATGAAGGCGACCTGACGCTCGCCGCGGAGTTTGTGACACCCGAAGCCATCAACTTCATGGCGAAGTTTGGCAGGGGACTGATCTGCCTGACGTTGACCGAGGAGCGCGCCGACTATCTGCGGCTGGGGCCGATGACGCGCGAGAACACCTCGCGCTTCGGCACCGCGTTTACCGAGAGTATTGAAGCGCGCGAGGGCGTGTCGACGGGCATCTCCGCCGCAGACCGCGCGCACACGATCAAGGTGGCGATCGCTTCCATGTCCACGTCGCGCGATCTGGCGCGGCCGGGACATGTCTTTCCGCTGCGTGCGCGCAAGGGCGGTGTACTGGTTCGCGCTGGGCAGACGGAGGCTTCGGTCGATCTGGCGCGCATGGCTGGGCTTGTTCCTGCCGGCGTTATCTGCGAGATCATGAATGAAGACGGGACGATGGCGCGCGTTCCCGATCTGGTGACGTTCTGCGAGCAGCATGGGCTGAAGATGGTGACGGTGGCTGAGCTGATCCGCTACCGGCTGCAGAATGAGCGGTACATCCATCGCGTGGCTGAGTCGGTGATGCCGACGGCACATGGCGAGTTCCGCATGATCGCGTATGAGAGCGAGGTCGAGGGCGACGAGTCGCATATTGCGCTGGTGCTGGGCGATGTGAGCGGCAACGAACCGGTGACCGTGCGGGTGCATACGCACTGCCTGGCCGGTGACGTGTTTTCGACCACACTCTGCGACTGCCGCTCCATCGTGGAGAACTCGCTGAGGATGATTGCCGAGGCGGGCCGAGGCGCGCTGGTGTATCTGCACAACGGCACGAAGGGCTTTGGCCTGGACAAGACGGTCACTCCGGCGCGTGTGGTGTTTCACCGCGAGCAGCGGGCGCGGGAGGGCCACGACGAGCGCGCGCATCGTACGCTGCGTCAGGTCGGGCTGGGCGGGCAGATTCTCTCCGACCTGGGCATCCACAAGATTCGTCTGCTTTCCAATACGCCAACGCATGTGCCTGCGCTGCATGGCTTTGGCATCGAAATCGTCGAGCAGGTGCCGGTCACGATGCAGCCAGCAGTCAAGGGATAA
- the thiS gene encoding sulfur carrier protein ThiS: MALTVVLNGQPRSFEALSGSARVEELVQELGLKGDRVAVELNGEIVPRAGWADAELHAGDRVEVVHFVGGGTFAAGTSETSCSSSASQRLP, encoded by the coding sequence ATGGCGCTTACAGTGGTTTTGAATGGTCAGCCGCGCAGCTTTGAAGCTCTCTCCGGGTCCGCGCGGGTTGAAGAACTGGTCCAGGAGCTCGGCTTGAAGGGCGACCGCGTTGCCGTGGAGTTGAACGGCGAGATCGTGCCGCGTGCCGGATGGGCCGATGCGGAGTTGCACGCAGGCGACCGTGTTGAGGTGGTTCATTTTGTCGGCGGCGGCACGTTTGCAGCAGGCACTTCAGAGACGAGCTGCAGCAGCAGCGCCTCCCAGCGGTTGCCATAA